Proteins co-encoded in one Gossypium arboreum isolate Shixiya-1 chromosome 11, ASM2569848v2, whole genome shotgun sequence genomic window:
- the LOC108468616 gene encoding uncharacterized acetyltransferase At3g50280-like yields the protein MASIRFISSRIIQAGSRSKETDRIDLTPWDLKHLLVGYLQAGLLFHKPKLPDALIHHLQTSLSRTLDFFPPLAGRLATIEHEDKTTSFFIDCNNAGALFAHATAENVNISDLVEPVYVPETVDAFFQLDGVKNIEGTSKPLLAVQVTELVDGIFITCSANHSVVDGASFWHFFNSWSETSRGFDYLSRPPIFKRPLIDDIHYPIRIPLQKEHIQERFFQPGNLKVRVFNFRKESIVRIKRKANAEMNTDKISSLQALLSLFWQSIMRNRQMDPNQETMIFLVIGVRQKLQQLPEEYFGNAIHSAEVSLKAGELVEKGLGNAAWEINQVVANHREENFINFVKWWVNSPLLFQTGPMMNNALLTGNSPRFDIYGNDFGWGRPIAMSHGAESKCDGLVTVSPGVEEGDIEIKVCLSPKTIQAMENDEDFIAALNI from the coding sequence ATGGCAAGCATCCGCTTCATTTCCTCGAGAATCATCCAGGCAGGGAGCCGAAGCAAAGAAACCGACAGGATAGATCTAACTCCATGGGATCTGAAACACCTTTTAGTCGGTTACTTGCAGGCAGGATTGCTCTTCCATAAGCCCAAACTGCCGGATGCCTTGATCCATCACTTGCAAACCTCCCTTTCACGTACGCTAGACTTCTTTCCTCCGCTCGCGGGTCGCCTTGCCACCATTGAACATGAAGATAAAACTACTTCTTTTTTCATTGACTGCAACAATGCCGGAGCCTTATTTGCCCATGCCACAGCTGAGAATGTAAACATTTCTGATCTCGTGGAACCTGTCTATGTTCCTGAAACCGTCGACGCCTTTTTCCAATTAGATGGCGTTAAGAATATTGAGGGCACTTCAAAACCATTGCTTGCAGTGCAAGTAACTGAGCTTGTTGATGGTATTTTCATTACTTGCAGTGCCAATCATTCTGTTGTTGATGGTGCCTCGTTTTGGCATTTCTTTAATTCTTGGTCTGAAACTTCTCGTGGTTTTGATTATTTATCTAGACCTCCCATATTTAAGAGACCGCTTATTGATGATATACATTACCCTATTCGGATTCCTTTACAAAAGGAGCATATTCAAGAACGGTTCTTTCAACCTGGTAATTTGAAAGTAAGAGTTTTTAATTTCAGAAAAGAGAGCATTGTGAGGATCAAAAGAAAAGCTAATGCTGAGATGAACACCGACAAGATTTCCTCTCTTCAAGCACTCTTGTCTCTGTTTTGGCAATCCATCATGCGGAATAGGCAGATGGACCCGAATCAAGAGACCATGATATTCTTAGTGATTGGTGTTAGACAAAAACTGCAGCAGCTGCCAGAAGAATATTTTGGAAATGCAATTCATAGTGCAGAGGTGAGTTTGAAAGCAGGGGAGCTGGTGGAGAAGGGGCTCGGAAACGCTGCATGGGAAATAAACCAGGTTGTTGCAAACCACAGAGAGGAAAACTTCATAAATTTTGTCAAGTGGTGGGTAAATAGTCCTTTGCTATTCCAAACAGGGCCGATGATGAATAATGCTTTGTTAACAGGAAATTCACCCAGGTTCGATATATATGGCAATGATTTTGGATGGGGAAGACCGATTGCAATGAGTCATGGGGCAGAGTCCAAATGTGATGGGCTGGTGACGGTGTCTCCGGGAGTTGAAGAAGGAGATATTGAGATTAAAGTTTGCCTCTCGCCTAAGACAATTCAGGCCATGGAAAACGACGAAGACTTCATTGCTGCATTAAACATATGA